One window from the genome of Acanthochromis polyacanthus isolate Apoly-LR-REF ecotype Palm Island chromosome 21, KAUST_Apoly_ChrSc, whole genome shotgun sequence encodes:
- the atp5mf gene encoding ATP synthase subunit f, mitochondrial → MADRPVPIAEKRLMDVKLGELGTWLGGRDFTPNGLISAIRRGHDRYYNKYINVKKGGIGGVAMLLVGYVAISYIWEYDHIKHDRWRKYH, encoded by the exons TTCCCATAGCTGAGAAGCGCCTGATGGATGTGAAACTGGGTGAGCTGGGGACCTGGCTAGGAGGTCGGGACTTCACACCCAATGGCCTCATCTCAGCCATCCGCAGAG GCCACGACAGATACTACAACAAGTACATCAATGTGAAGAAGGGAGGCATCGGTGGCGTAGCGATGCTGCTGGTCGGCTACGTGGCCATCAGCTACATTTGGGAATACGATCACATCA AACATGATCGCTGGAGGAAGTATCACTGA
- the shmt1 gene encoding LOW QUALITY PROTEIN: serine hydroxymethyltransferase, cytosolic (The sequence of the model RefSeq protein was modified relative to this genomic sequence to represent the inferred CDS: inserted 3 bases in 2 codons; deleted 1 base in 1 codon) encodes MSSTNGHSVSKESWDSHNKMMLEPLAINDSEVRQWSVLHYKKEKHRQMYGLELIASENFASRAVLEALGSCMNNKYSEGYPGQRYYGGTEHVDELERLCQKRALEAYGLDSDKWGVNVQPYSGSPANFAVYTAVVEPHGRIMGLDLPDGGHLTHGFMTEKKKISATSIFFESMPYKVNPETGYIDYDRLQENARLFHPKLIIAGTSCYSRNLDYARLKQIADENGAYLMGDMAHISGLVAAGVVPSPFDHCDIVTTTTHKTLRGCRAGLIFFRRGVRSVDAKGKEIMYNLESLINQAVFPGLQGGPHNHAIAGVAVALKQAMTPEFKVYQLQVLANCKALSSSLIDHGYKIVTGGSDNHLILLDLRSKGTDGGRAEKVLEACAIACNKNTCPGDKSALRPSGLRFGSPALTSRGLVQDDFRKVAELIHRAIELTLEIQRSMDPKATLKEFIQTLAXGEKFQQRLLKLRAEVEAFAGQFPXAGLPEL; translated from the exons ATGTCTTCTACCAACGGCCACTCTGTGAGCAAAGAATCATGGGACTCGCACAACAAGATGATGCTGGAACCGCTGGCTATCAACGATTCAGAGGTTCGTCAGTGGA gtgttctCCATTATAAAAAAGAGAAGCACAGGCAGATGTACGGTCTGGAGCTGATTGCATCAGAGAACTTTGCCAGCAGAGCGGTTCTGGAGGCTCTGGGTTCCTGTATGAACAACAAGTACTCTGAGGGCTATCCAGGCCAGAG GTACTACGGTGGTACAGAGCATGTTGATGAGCTGGAGAGACTCTGTCAGAAGCGGGCACTGGAGGCTTATGGTCTGGACTCAGATAAATGGGGTGTCAACGTGCAGCCATACTCAG GCTCGCCCGCTAACTTTGCGGTCTACACTGCCGTTGTGGAGCCCCACGGGAGGATCATGGGACTGGACCTGCCTGATGGAGGCCACCTGACACATGGCTTCATGACTGAGAAGAAGAAAATCTCAGCAACATCCATCTTTTTTGAGTCCATGCCATATAAG GTGAATCCAGAAACTGGCTACATTGATTATGACAGGCTGCAAGAAAATGCACGCCTGTTCCACCCCAAACTCATCATTGCAG GAACAAGCTGCTACTCCCGCAACCTGGACTACGCCCGCTTGAAGCAGATTGCTGATGAGAACGGTGCGTATCTGATGGGAGACATGGCTCACATCAGTGGACTTGTGGCTGCTGGAGTGGTGCCCTCACCCTTTGACCACTGCGACATTGTTACCACGACAACGCACAAGACGCTGCGTGGCTGCCGAGCTGGACTCATCTTCTTCAGGAGAG GTGTGCGGAGTGTGGACGCCAAAGGCAAGGAGATCATGTACAACCTGGAGTCTTTGATCAACCAAGCTGTGTTTCCAGGGCTGCAGGGAGGACCACAC AACCACGCCATCGCAG GCGTTGCTGTGGCTCTCAAACAAGCGATGACACCAGAATTTAAGGTCTACCAGCTGCAGGTTCTCGCTAACTGCAAAGCTCTGTCCAGTTCTCTTATTGACCACGGATACAAGATTGTGACCG GTGGCTCTGACAACCATCTGATCCTGCTGGACCTGCGCAGCAAAGGAACTGACGGAGGCCGAGCTGAGAAGGTGCTGGAAGCCTGTGCCATCGCTTGCAACAAGAACACCTGTCCAG GAGATAAGAGTGCTTTACGCCCTAGTGGTTTGAGGTTTGGCTCTCCGGCTCTGACCTCCAGAGGTTTGGTGCAGGATGACTTCAGGAAGGTGGCTGAGTTGATCCACAGAG CCATTGAACTGACCCTGGAGATACAGAGAAGCATGGATCCCAAAGCCACTCTGAAGGAGTTCATTCAGACACTGG CAGGAGAGAAGTTCCAGCAGCGGTTGCTGAAACTCAGGGCTGAGGTGGAGGCCTTCGCTGGTCAGTTCCC TGCGGGCCTTCCCGAGCTGTAG
- the pdap1b gene encoding pdgfa associated protein 1b, producing MPKGGKKGGHKGRMRTYTSPEEIDAQMKAEKERKKQEQEQEESEGAAQNDMAEEKLPASGSDESDDENSMRRRAGVEGLIEIDNPNRVAQKSKKVTQIELEEPRQLSRREREEIEKQKAKERYMKMHLAGKTDQAKADLARLAIIRKQREEAAKKKEEEKKAKEAAAAAARGINSLSLK from the exons ATGCCCAAAGGAG GTAAGAAGGGTGGCCACAAGGGTCGCATGCGGACGTACACAAGCCCGGAGGAGATAGATGCCCAGATGAAggcagagaaggagaggaaaaag CAAGAACAGGAGCAAGAGGAGAGCGAGGGTGCAGCTCAGAATGACATGGCAGAAGAGAAGCTACCGGCGTCCGGATCAGATGAAAGCGATGATGAAAACTCCATG aggaggagagctggCGTGGAGGGCTTAATAGAAATCGATAATCCCAACAGAGTGGCTCAGAAGTCCAAGAAGGTGACGCAGATTGAATTGGAAGAGCCCCGGCAGTTATCAAGGAGGGAGAG AGAAGAGATCGAGAAGCAGAAAGCAAAGGAGCGCTACATGAAGATGCACTTGGCAGGGAAGACGGACCAGGCCAAAGCTGATCTCGCTCGCCTCGCTATCATCaggaaacagagagaggaggcggcgaagaagaaagaagaagagaaaaaag CAAAAGAAGCAGCGGCGGCAGCGGCTAGAGGAATAAACTCCCTCTCACTCAAATGA
- the cpsf4 gene encoding cleavage and polyadenylation specificity factor subunit 4 produces MQELLANVDHIKFDLEIAMEQQLGAQPLPFPGMDKSGSAVCEFFMRAACLKGGMCPFRHISGEKTVVCKHWLRGLCKKGDQCEFLHEYDMTKMPECYFYSKFGECSNKECPFLHIDPESKIKDCPWYDRGFCKHGPDCRHRHTRRVICVNYLVGFCPEGKSCKFMHPRFELPMGASEQPPLPQQTQNQTKPVPTIGRSSLSLIQLTNSSPGQRPQNNLSTASHQNNMSTNRGPRPLDQVTCYKCGEKGHYANKCTKGHLAFLSGQ; encoded by the exons ATGCAGGAGCTACTGGCCAACGTGGACCACATCAAGTTCGACCTGGAGATCGCCATGGAGCAGCAGCTGGGGGCGCAGCCTCTGCCCTTCCCCGGCATGGACA AGTCTGGGTCTGCTGTGTGTGAGTTCTTCATGAGAGCAGCTTGTCTGAAAG GTGGGATGTGTCCGTTCCGTCACATCAGTGGAGAGAAGACGGTGGTGTGTAAGCACTGGCTCAGAGGACTGTGTAAGAAGGGAGACCAGTGCGAGTTTCTCCATGAATATGACATGACCAAGATGCCTGAATGCTACTTCTACTCCAAGTTTG GTGAGTGCAGCAACAAGGAATGTCCCTTCCTGCATATTGACCCAGAGTCCAAGATCAAAGACTGTCCCTGGTATGACCGAGGCTTCTGCAAACACG GTCCCGActgcagacacagacacacaagaagAGTGATCTGTGTGAACTACCTGGTCGGCTTCTGTCCGGAGGGAAAATCCTGTAAATTTATGCA CCCCAGATTTGAATTGCCTATGGGAGCTTCTGAGCAGCCTCCTTTGCCACAGCAAACCCAGAACCAGACAAAG CCTGTGCCTACTATTGGTCGTTCGTCCCTGTCCTTAATCCAGTTGACAAACTCCAGTCCAGGCCAGCGGCCGCAGAATAACTTGTCGACCGCTTCTCATCAAAATAACATGTCCACCAACAGAGGACCGCGTCCACTGGACCAGGTTACCTGCTACAAG TGCGGTGAGAAGGGCCACTATGCCAACAAATGCACTAAAGGCCATCTTGCTTTCCTAAGTGGACAGTAA